The Macadamia integrifolia cultivar HAES 741 chromosome 4, SCU_Mint_v3, whole genome shotgun sequence genome contains the following window.
GATTGCATGCTTGCATGGGCATGCAGATGATTGAAAAATATAGAAACGCATGCCTATACTTAAAGGGTCTTTGATTGTATTAAGTCTTAAAATTTAACATTTGACTAATTCAATCCTAAACCCATTTGCATTTATGCAATGACCAAAGTTGTTATATAATCCCACCACTAAAATTTTTTCTCGAAACTTTTAgaacaataaagaaaaccatATAAGGTTTTAGTTCACAATATTGATACcgccaaaaatagaaaaaaaatacctGATCATCATTTACACTCTACACCTGGCCCACAAGTTGGTCAATTCCTCTTTCTATCCACACATTGGTCTGCATGCCGATACAATAATCTCATGACCGGGaccattattttctctttttcttttctttttctaataacAGATCGAGGACCGTTCATGTGCACAAGGATAGGGTTTTAACCTTTAGGTATCAGTCTGGGATTGGCTGCATTAACCGATACGTATATACTGATACCAATCCCAATCCGgccgatacctaaaaccatggacTCCACCAAAACTGATCTGAATGGTCAATGGGCTGAATTGATATCATAAAGTAGCCCCCATAACGAGACGACTTCAACGTGGGCGCCTGGCCCAGCCCCTCGTGACTGCATTCAGCTTTTTAGTGCCATTTTCGTTATTATAACCACCCCAAAGGGCATTCCaggaactaaagaaaaaaaatccaaatttaaaaGATTCCCAATTCCAAAACCCACCTCATTCCTGTAAATATTTCATTCTCCTTTCGGCAATCTCTGTAAAAAAACCAACCGGCCCATCGATGACAACACGAAGCTTCCCCACCACGTCTTTATCTCTCCTCAGAATTAGAGTCTCTGCAAACCTGCAATCACTGAGATCAAATCTCACCTAAGCCAAGACCTAGTCTAAAGTATGGGTTCGTCGATGATAtcatcttctccctctctttttctctctctatctgtcTATTGTGATATATCTGGATTTTCCTTTTGAGGGACTAGTGGTTTCTGTTGCCTCTGGTTTGGTTTGTTtggtttgtttggtttaggaACGATGACAAatatgggatttttattttgtggtTTCATGAGAAAGGGAACAAGTGCTTTCTTCTCTGAATTCTCGAACAGTGTAGAAGAGATTAGGGAAAGCTACTGAGATGGGGAACGGTAAGCACAGGTGGAAGATTTTCCTGTATCGGGCATCGCCGACTGCGTTAAAATCAGAATGGAAAGAGCCACCCAAGGAATTCGTCTGTCCGATTTCTGGGTCTTTAATGGCGGATCCTGTGATTGTTGCCTCTGGTCATACTCTCGAGAGAATCTGCGTTGAAGTTTGTAAAGATTTGGGGTTTACTCTAGTACTTCCCGATGGCTCGAAACCTGATTTCTCTACTGTAATCCCTAATATTGCTATTAAATCGACTATTCTCAACTGGTGCCGTGCTAATGGCGTCGAACGGCCAACTACCCCAGAGCTCAGCTCTGCGGAGAAGCTCGCTCGTGCACATATACCGCCTGAGAAATCAACCCTCAAAtggaagaaggaggaagaagaagaaacagagaaggaaAATCTATCGGCCTCGGAGGATTTGCTTAAAGGAGTGGCGGAGAAGGCTCCCGTCGAATTGTCTTATGCAGCGACAGAGTTAGATCGCCGGCCGACTCATTTCTACACGAGCTCCGAGGAATCGGTAATTATGGGAACTCCCGGCACAACTTTGCCCTTCGCAACGCGGCCCTCTTGTTATTCATCTTCTTCGTCGTCCGGCAACGTTACAGACGAGAGCCTAAACCCAATGTCCCCGGAAGAGGAGGAGATCGTCGTCAAGCTCAAGAGCTTACAAGTGTTTGAGCAAGAGGAATCAGTGATCTCACTGAGAAAAATCACCAGAACGAACGCAGATATGAGGGTTCCACTATGTACTCCACGATTGCTTTCAGTGCTAAAATCTCTCCTGAACTCACGCTACTCCGTCATCCAGATAAACGCGGTGGCATCTTTGGTGAATCTCTCGTTGGAAAAGATCAACAAGGTAAAGATCGTTCGCGCGGGGATTGTTCCACCATTGATCGATGTGTTGAAGGGAGGGGTCTCTGAGGCGCAGGAACACGCTGCGGGTGCCCTCTTCAGCCTCGCTCTTGACGATGACAACAAGATGGCTATAGGTGTATTAGGCGCGTTACCGCCGCTGCTCCATTTGCTCCGGTCGGAGAGCGAGAGGGCTCGTCACGACTCGGCGCTCGCTCTGTACCATCTCTCGCTTGTTCAGAGCAACCGCTCCAAACTCGTGAAGCTGGGTTCTGTGCCAACGCTACTAGCCATGGCAAAGGGAGGGGACCTCGCGAGTAGGGCTCTGCTCATACTCTGCAACTTAGCGGCATGTGCAGAGGGACGCTCCGCATTGCTGGATGCGAACGCGGTGGAATGCTTCGTGGGGATATTGAGGGGAAACGAGTTGAACTCAGTAACTACTCGGGAGAACTGCGTAGGGGCGTTGTACGCGTTGAGTCAAGGGAGTTGGAGGTTTAAAGTGCTGGCGAAGGAGGCGGGAGCGGTGGAGGTGTTGAGAGAGGTGGAAGAGAGAGGAAGCGAACGAGCCAGGGAGAAGGCTAAGAGGATATTACAGATGATGAGAGGTACTGGGAGAGAccaagaagatgaggaagaagaggtaGACTGGGAGGGTTTGTTGGACTCGGGGACATTGAATCGGACTCGTCACCGATTCGCTTCTGGTAAGAATGCATCGGTTGCCAACTCGACTTAGTTTCACTTTGTAATTATTGGGGTTTTCTTTTGCTCTTCCCCACTTCTGCCATTTTCACCTTCAGATTCTCCCTCTTTTTGTTCAAGGGATGTAAATTTATCTATGTAACAGTGGAAGGAGATGATTATAAAGATCACAGGACAAATCTGATCcatccatttttatgttttttttcaaTCTGATGCGTTCATTTCCGCCTAGAGTTCGGAGAATGCATGGTAATGTCTACACTCTAGAGTTCTCGTGTACATGTatggacatatatatatatatatatatatgatgtgtGCCCATAAAAAAATGGGGTGGGGAGGACAATGACACTGGTCTGGACAGCCCAACGACATCATCATACTTCTTCCTTGGTTTAATAAGATTTTATGTTTGGCATGTGGCTAATCTAGATCAtgtcttttttattcttatttaacTTATATTTATACATGTTCATTCACATTCTCTCTCAATGTTATGTTTTCTCGAGCTAGTGGGATGAAAAATCTCTACCCTAAAATGAAATATCTACCCTTCAATTGATGAGTTTGttctatctcttcttcctcaatAAAAGCATACATGGAAAGAGTCATCAAAGGCCGTGAGAATCTATCTCCTCGCATTGCAAGGGTGGAATTGATACATTGCATGGCTTCCTTTTCAAACCTATCAAAAAGTTTTATATGGTATCTGGTTCGTGTTTTCCTTGTTTCATTACATAAAGCACCTGCTTTTGCATTTCTTTTATGTTTAGTAATTGAAATCGGCAAAGTCCACTCATCCGGATTCCAACAAGTCAGAACTAGGATGAGGAGTTTAGGCAATAAAAGCACATCTATGATTAAGGTGTAAATTTGGCCATATGGTCTAAATCCACTCTGAGTTCGAATAGGGTTTGTGCtaagattttttagatttttttttaccttgagaACAGGGTTGAAAAACTGTCAAGGTTGGATGGGTATGGGTTGATACCTAGGTCCAACTCCGCTTGGTCCAATCAAAAACCGTGATTTATATTAATATAATTTAAGGTTGTcatcttttcatcttttttttttgtgaaaatcctatcattttatacataataatgaaatataggtcattgattcttatggtcatGTGTCTTGAACATTTATTACTGTATTATACTTCTTAATTTTAGTTatatattgatcatttgatctattggtgttcttttttaaataattttttaatgacaAAAATTGACCCGACCCAATTAGGGTCAATTAAAACTAGATTGGGTTGGCATAAGCCAGACAAGGTTGGGCCTAGGAATGAGATTAATAGGGTTGGTTTGGGCCTGGATTGAGTTGTGGGACCTAGGATTAAGTTAGGGTCTTAAAAAATCCAGCCCAACTCGACCTGTTTCATCGCTACCTTTGATAGTCTATTAGTCTGAATAACATGAAAGATTTAATACTTAGGTCATGCATGGGCATACTCAACACAACATCCGTTGGAAGAGAATACACGATTCTTGTGCCTTATCAAGTGGCTAATTATCAACATTTGTTTCATACACATTTTCTGATCTCATAAACTAAATCTCAATAAAAGATCAAACAAAAACTTGCAATCTGACTACAGCTTCAAGTGCTAACACTAATCCACATTGTTTATCATCGTTTCTCATCCTTATTTGCTATCATAGATGAACCCTAGTTGCAGTGAAAGCTCTCTAGAAGCAATATTTATTAGTTTAGGAGCATTAATGGGATTCATTGCTCCAATTTAAGCTAATATTGAGATTTTGAGTCCCAAATTTCGTGTACAAGTAGGGCTATAAGAGAGCGAATCAAGTTCACATACGAGAATGTATGAGAACAGTTTTAATCCATGGatatatagaatcaattttctctctctcttcatttaatagattttacaTCTATGGAGCAGGAGTGTAtaagaacattctcgtacgtgaacctgatccattcACAGGCTATAATACTCTAATTATCCATGAAATTTTAACTCGATTAGAGTTTACTATTTGGTTTCATCCGGTTTCGAATACGCATCAGACCGAAATCGAACTAGATCAATCAGAAATCATCTCGAGTCGGCAAAATGTGCCCTAACCCTAGAAATCCAGTACGGATCGACGGATTCCAATCGAAAACGGCCGATCCCGATTCCCGATTCCCGATTCCCGATTCTTAAAGCCCTGACCGGAGAGAGAGTTGCTGTGGAATCGCAGGTTCTTTGATCCGCGGCTTTCGCCTGATCTCTGTGGTTCACATCAATCAAACCCCAGGGTGAGAAGATATGGAGAGAAGCAGAAAAAGAAAGCTTCAAGCGCCAAAGCCATCTCCCGTCAAATCTGAGATTGTAGAGAACAAGGACAACGCAGCTTCTGAAAGCGTGAATGGACTCTACCCAACTCACCCTCGACCCACCCCGGAAGAATGCCGAGCTGTTAGGGACGATTTATTGGCACTACATGGATTTCCTCCTGAGTTCGCCAAGTATCGATCTAGGAAGTTGAAGGAGAACCCTACTTCTAGTACTGATGCAGCgggttcttctcctcctcctcctcctcctccttcgcTATCGTTATCGCTTCCCTCGGTGAAATCAGAGCCACGGGAGAACGGGGAAGACGAAGCTGAAACTGTGTTAGATGGTCTCGTAAGCATTCTTCTCTCGCAAAACACAACTGATGCCAACTCCACAAGGGCTTTCGCTTCTCTTAAACGCGCTTTCCCCACATGGGAAGATGTATGCTtctctgcctctctctctctctctctctctctctctctctctctcacacacttccacacacacacacatttatGTCATATTTTCATGtcaatggttttattttattaggcACTAAATGATTCTGAACAGTTATCGGAGTTTTGGGTCTTTGCATGAAGGTTCATGCTGCGGAATCAAAATGTATAGAGAATGCCATAAAATGTGGTGGGTTAGCTGGGAGAAAAGCTTCTTGCATTAAGAACCTATTGAAGGCCTTGCTCGAGAAGAATGGTAAAATATGCTTGGAGTACTTGAGAGACATGTCAGTTGAAGAAATCAAGGCCGAGCTCTGTCATTATAAAGGAATTGGACCCAAGACGGTacttattcttttatttttttcaattaaaactgtaaattttcttttgactACTGTTTGTTAGTATTATGGATTCTTGCGTTCTTAGCCTGTTCTTTCTGCTGAATGGGACAATCTGTGGACGAATTTATTGAAACTTATTTGGAGCTCCTAGTGGATGTGCATGGCTGAAATCAGAGATTTATTGAAACTTATGTGGAGCTCCTAGTGAATGTGCATGGCTGAAATCAGAGATTTTGTAGTAACATATATAGGAAGTGCTTCCGCTATCAACATGATCAGGTGTACTATCAGGACCCTCATCATTAGGTGTATTCTTATGCGTAGTTTTCATGCCTTCTGTTTCTAGGTATCGTTTGCATGATATTTGGGGGCCTTTTGTTGTACTAGTACATAGCCCACTAGGACTTCTAGAAGAGTCTAGCTAAACTAAGGAACTGTTATTAAGAGGATGATTAGGTGGCCAAAGAAGGATagacgctctctctctctctctctctctctctctgtggattTTTGGGAGGTAAGTTAATTAGTTTAAAGTGTTAGGAGTTAGGACGGACTTTCATCTGAGAGTAAGATTATTTATGAACTTTAAAGTTCAATGCGTGTGTCTGTCCTGTAATTTTATGTCTCAGGACTCATATTTTTTGGAATACCTTCTGAATAATGCTTCATTATCAGAGGATCTCGACTGATAGTGATGCTAAACACCCATTAGTTCTGTGCTGCACAATTTGCTGAATGTTATTTTTATAGTTGGATCTTGTGAATGTTGTCTGTTTAAATCCAGTGAATATATATTAGTAGTCTACTACTTTTGTCTACCAAaagataaaagggaaaaagaaaagtctaTGTCAAAGATTAGGTACACTGTGGCTGTGATCTTGCTGTCATATTGTGATAATTCCTATTTTGTTGGAGTATTATAATGTTTATTTGTTTGAAGCTGATCTCAAGTAGTAGGGATAAGGACTAGTTAAGCTGAGCAGGGTATTTCTCAAGTCCCAGTCATCATCTATGCAATAATATATAACAACAATTTTATTAGAAAATATTGAAACAATGCAAACGACACTTGGAGTGTTGCCTCTCAAGGCAACCAAGAGAAACAagcagaggaaaagaaaaatacaagtaCATGGCACTGGAAACTAGTCTTCCAAGGAAAGAGATCTTCCCAAACACCAAACCAGACTACCCACCACTTGGCCAGACTGCTGATCTGCAGTTCCATTTGCAGCCCTAGGCTTCCAGTGAAGTGAATAGTTCACTTGTGAGGCCAAGGACTAATGCGTCTGATGATATGAACGGAACTCCAGATGCTATTCTTAGTTGATTACTTGATTGTATCGAAGACACAATAGTTTCTAAGTCACCTTCCTGCATAATGTAGTTAGAACCCTCTTTTAATTGCAAACTCCAAACCCATTCTAAGAGAaagtgaaataacctagaggggggtgaataggttatactagtggaaatatAATCGTTTTGAAATAATAtccccaagtgtgattgcaaattaaaatgttgcggaataagtaaaataaacacaatcacacaacaccaagaattatagtggttcgactcaatccgagtctagtctaTTCCCAACAAGTTTCACTTATAATGTATTTTACTagttccctttcagtacagtaggtagggaggaaaactTTTACAGAATCTTTTCAGGAGAAGAGAATCTGTACAATCTCTTTTGCAGGTAGGGAGGCATCTtataatctcctttaaggtagagaaacaccttacaatctcttttaaggataaaaggatccttacaatctcttaaggatgagaggatccttacacaagcctaagtacaatctagacttaatgtaatatagaaaatggagaagtggaataaaagaggattacctccggtttggtgcaaatgaaatatgcaatgatgatagaatgaatgcaccttttgaagtcttcttgatgcttgtaatgtaaatgccaagatgtagatgaagacttgtagataaGCTTGAGTTCCACTTGTatggaaaatgaagaacttgaactcgagatggtgtagaccaa
Protein-coding sequences here:
- the LOC122077073 gene encoding U-box domain-containing protein 38-like, which produces MGNGKHRWKIFLYRASPTALKSEWKEPPKEFVCPISGSLMADPVIVASGHTLERICVEVCKDLGFTLVLPDGSKPDFSTVIPNIAIKSTILNWCRANGVERPTTPELSSAEKLARAHIPPEKSTLKWKKEEEEETEKENLSASEDLLKGVAEKAPVELSYAATELDRRPTHFYTSSEESVIMGTPGTTLPFATRPSCYSSSSSSGNVTDESLNPMSPEEEEIVVKLKSLQVFEQEESVISLRKITRTNADMRVPLCTPRLLSVLKSLLNSRYSVIQINAVASLVNLSLEKINKVKIVRAGIVPPLIDVLKGGVSEAQEHAAGALFSLALDDDNKMAIGVLGALPPLLHLLRSESERARHDSALALYHLSLVQSNRSKLVKLGSVPTLLAMAKGGDLASRALLILCNLAACAEGRSALLDANAVECFVGILRGNELNSVTTRENCVGALYALSQGSWRFKVLAKEAGAVEVLREVEERGSERAREKAKRILQMMRGTGRDQEDEEEEVDWEGLLDSGTLNRTRHRFASGKNASVANST
- the LOC122077559 gene encoding putative DNA glycosylase At3g47830, producing MERSRKRKLQAPKPSPVKSEIVENKDNAASESVNGLYPTHPRPTPEECRAVRDDLLALHGFPPEFAKYRSRKLKENPTSSTDAAGSSPPPPPPPSLSLSLPSVKSEPRENGEDEAETVLDGLVSILLSQNTTDANSTRAFASLKRAFPTWEDVHAAESKCIENAIKCGGLAGRKASCIKNLLKALLEKNGKICLEYLRDMSVEEIKAELCHYKGIGPKTVACVLMFHLQQDDFPVDTHVFRITKAIGWVPGQADREKAYLHLNKRIPNELKFDLNCLFVTHGKLCHMCGKKGHNQQRISCGRPCPLSKYFCSTNLK